The following coding sequences lie in one Chloroflexota bacterium genomic window:
- a CDS encoding protein-tyrosine phosphatase family protein: MPTVETLVRPIANSYWVIPGRFLAGEYPGMTPRRPSLENMHALLNAGVTHFVDLTERGANKPYTYDLVKEARRRGVVVGYERHAIIDMDIPTSPGQMTGILDSIDNAIDAGETVYVHCLAGVGRTGTTVGCWLVRHGHTGEDALALIAEWWQGAEKSARILRTPQTDEQHDYVRNWGEPTA, from the coding sequence ATGCCCACAGTCGAGACGCTGGTCCGCCCCATCGCCAACAGCTACTGGGTGATCCCCGGCCGCTTCCTGGCAGGCGAATACCCCGGAATGACCCCGCGCCGCCCGTCGCTGGAGAACATGCACGCGCTCCTCAATGCAGGGGTCACGCACTTCGTCGACCTGACGGAGAGGGGTGCGAACAAGCCCTACACCTACGACCTTGTGAAAGAGGCACGGCGCAGGGGAGTAGTAGTTGGGTACGAGCGGCACGCCATCATCGACATGGACATCCCGACCTCACCGGGCCAGATGACGGGCATCCTTGACTCGATTGACAATGCCATCGACGCCGGCGAGACGGTGTACGTGCACTGCCTCGCGGGGGTCGGACGCACCGGCACGACCGTCGGGTGCTGGCTGGTGCGCCACGGGCACACGGGCGAGGATGCACTCGCGCTGATCGCCGAGTGGTGGCAGGGCGCCGAGAAGTCGGCCCGCATCCTGCGGACGCCACAGACGGACGAGCAGCACGACTATGTGCGCAACTGGGGCGAGCCGACCGCCTAA
- a CDS encoding VOC family protein, with translation MQQTEMQIKTTGIDHVVLWVNDLERAKAFYVDLLGMTVNHEGGGNCFLWCGNDQVALFKTRGGAVTEGGIELNHMALKMAPESYEATKARLENAGVYVHGRPGDDTCIYFDDPDGHGLQLLYKGYDG, from the coding sequence ATGCAGCAGACGGAGATGCAGATCAAGACCACGGGCATTGACCACGTGGTGCTGTGGGTCAACGACCTGGAGCGGGCCAAGGCGTTCTACGTCGACCTGCTGGGGATGACGGTGAACCATGAGGGCGGGGGCAATTGCTTCCTCTGGTGCGGCAACGACCAGGTGGCGCTGTTCAAGACCCGGGGAGGCGCGGTCACCGAAGGCGGCATTGAGCTCAACCACATGGCCCTCAAGATGGCGCCGGAGTCCTACGAGGCCACCAAGGCCCGCCTGGAGAACGCCGGCGTCTACGTCCACGGCCGCCCCGGCGACGACACCTGCATCTACTTCGACGACCCGGACGGCCACGGCCTTCAGCTCCTCTACAAGGGGTATGACGGGTAG
- the ggt gene encoding gamma-glutamyltransferase, whose protein sequence is MATTPHGQLFASNRPVVMGRRGMVSSGHPLASQAGISTLQRGGNAVDAALAVAAAVSVVEPLMSGIGGDGFIMVYTSADDALQVINATGSAPYEATLERYQATGIPMKGVLSTSVPSLLRGWTAMHQRYGTLPLSDVLAPAIDLAANGFPVSHLLAKNIAEDPVLTVFPTSAAVYARQGRPVRAGEMLYQEDLARTFERIAAEGEGVFYEGDVAEEIVRFIEEQGGLITMRDLADQRARWSDAISTTYHGHTVYEAPPNSSGHVLLQELSLAEQFDLRALGCNTAESVHVMVEAKRLAFADREVYMADPEWVEVPVPGLISKEYAAERAKLIDPARAMDGVPHGDPWRYQGSQPPRATAGVSAPREDTTCFCVVDQWGNAVSMLQSLQTAFGSSIIAGNTGVLLNNRMTYWHLDPNHIDVLEPGKRVRHTMNPVMVFKDADEGRKLALVCGTPGADTQVQTNFQVVTHVLDFGMTVAEAVEAPRWRHVQDGTESTIPHTAPDELRMEGRFPAEALDGLRGRGHPVSVIGDWAATGSEVMIQVDTETGALYGAADPRRDGYAVGW, encoded by the coding sequence ATGGCGACCACGCCCCACGGTCAGCTCTTCGCGTCCAACCGGCCCGTCGTCATGGGCCGGCGGGGCATGGTGTCCAGCGGTCACCCGCTGGCATCGCAGGCCGGCATCTCGACGCTGCAGCGGGGCGGCAACGCCGTCGACGCCGCGCTGGCCGTCGCCGCGGCCGTCAGCGTCGTCGAGCCCCTCATGTCCGGCATCGGCGGCGACGGCTTTATCATGGTCTACACCAGCGCGGACGACGCCCTGCAGGTAATCAACGCCACCGGCTCCGCGCCCTATGAGGCCACGCTGGAGCGCTACCAGGCCACCGGCATCCCCATGAAGGGCGTCCTCTCCACCTCCGTGCCCTCGCTGCTCCGAGGCTGGACGGCGATGCACCAGCGCTACGGCACGCTGCCCCTGTCCGACGTCCTCGCCCCCGCCATCGACCTCGCGGCCAACGGCTTCCCCGTGTCGCACCTGCTTGCGAAGAACATCGCCGAGGACCCGGTGCTCACCGTCTTCCCCACGTCGGCGGCGGTCTACGCGCGGCAGGGCCGGCCGGTTCGCGCCGGAGAGATGCTCTACCAGGAGGACCTCGCCCGCACCTTCGAGCGCATCGCCGCCGAGGGCGAGGGCGTCTTCTACGAGGGCGATGTCGCCGAGGAGATCGTGCGCTTCATCGAGGAGCAGGGCGGGCTGATCACGATGCGCGACCTCGCCGACCAGCGCGCCCGCTGGTCTGACGCCATCTCGACGACCTACCACGGCCACACCGTCTACGAGGCCCCGCCCAACTCCAGCGGCCACGTGCTCTTGCAGGAGCTGAGCCTCGCCGAGCAGTTCGACCTCCGCGCCCTCGGCTGCAACACCGCCGAGAGCGTCCACGTCATGGTGGAGGCCAAGCGCCTCGCCTTCGCCGACCGCGAGGTCTACATGGCCGACCCGGAGTGGGTGGAGGTGCCCGTCCCCGGCCTGATCTCAAAGGAGTACGCCGCCGAGCGCGCCAAGCTCATAGACCCGGCCCGCGCCATGGACGGCGTTCCGCACGGCGACCCGTGGCGCTACCAGGGCTCGCAGCCGCCGAGGGCCACGGCAGGCGTCTCCGCGCCGCGTGAGGACACCACCTGCTTCTGCGTCGTCGACCAGTGGGGCAACGCCGTCTCCATGCTCCAGAGCCTGCAGACGGCCTTCGGGTCCAGCATTATCGCGGGCAACACCGGCGTGCTGCTGAACAATCGCATGACCTACTGGCACCTGGATCCGAACCATATCGACGTCCTGGAGCCCGGCAAGCGCGTGCGTCACACGATGAACCCGGTCATGGTCTTCAAGGACGCCGACGAAGGCCGCAAGCTCGCCCTCGTCTGCGGCACCCCCGGCGCCGACACCCAGGTGCAGACCAACTTCCAGGTCGTCACCCACGTCCTCGACTTCGGCATGACCGTCGCCGAGGCCGTCGAGGCCCCGCGATGGCGGCACGTGCAGGACGGCACGGAGTCGACGATACCGCACACCGCGCCCGACGAGCTCCGCATGGAGGGCCGCTTCCCCGCCGAGGCGCTCGACGGCCTCCGCGGCCGCGGCCACCCCGTCTCAGTCATCGGCGACTGGGCGGCCACCGGCAGCGAGGTGATGATCCAGGTGGACACGGAGACCGGCGCCCTCTACGGCGCGGCGGACCCCCGTCGCGACGGCTACGCAGTAGGGTGGTAG
- a CDS encoding HNH endonuclease, which produces MQVAEVELAVDKATLRLDTITLRNQMFEADELHLEQRLAALKNVWDKKTHLPDDVAVLLAEHESSIQSPTPVGTSTERVVTSLEELISEQASDLGLPYSGGTDVLQYLTQVLELEVPEPLSHMNDIDPEEPELRRRVIREWKRWANSRGAASAKFRALVRKAYNSTCAVCGRHLPATKRNRLPGVDAAHILPWSEYELDVVFNGICLCKLHHWAFDEGLIRITANHGQFSVEVPGDISDYFIQEVPAFSLECLKDHIGPIPEGRLPVEAAARPNQSLLQQLNQELDMI; this is translated from the coding sequence TTGCAGGTTGCCGAAGTTGAGCTTGCTGTGGACAAGGCAACACTTCGATTGGATACGATTACTCTACGCAACCAGATGTTTGAGGCTGACGAGTTACACCTTGAACAGCGTTTAGCGGCACTGAAGAATGTTTGGGATAAGAAAACCCATTTGCCGGATGATGTTGCAGTGCTGCTTGCAGAGCACGAATCATCCATACAATCACCTACCCCTGTAGGTACCTCAACTGAACGTGTCGTAACCTCCTTAGAGGAATTAATTTCTGAACAGGCAAGTGACCTTGGCCTTCCTTATAGTGGAGGCACAGATGTTCTCCAATACTTGACCCAAGTTCTTGAGCTTGAAGTGCCTGAGCCTTTGTCACATATGAATGATATTGATCCCGAAGAGCCCGAACTACGGCGAAGGGTCATTAGAGAATGGAAACGGTGGGCTAACAGTCGGGGAGCAGCCAGCGCAAAATTCAGGGCACTAGTAAGGAAGGCCTATAACTCCACTTGTGCGGTCTGTGGTCGACACTTGCCAGCAACAAAAAGGAATCGGCTACCTGGTGTCGACGCCGCGCACATATTGCCTTGGTCAGAGTATGAACTTGATGTTGTCTTCAATGGAATTTGTCTATGTAAACTTCACCATTGGGCATTTGACGAGGGTTTAATTCGCATAACCGCAAATCATGGTCAATTCTCGGTCGAAGTCCCCGGAGACATAAGCGACTACTTCATCCAAGAAGTGCCAGCCTTTAGTCTCGAATGTTTGAAGGACCATATTGGCCCAATTCCGGAAGGAAGACTACCTGTAGAGGCTGCTGCCAGACCCAACCAATCCCTGCTTCAGCAGCTTAACCAGGAGTTAGACATGATTTAG